Proteins from a genomic interval of Callospermophilus lateralis isolate mCalLat2 chromosome 1, mCalLat2.hap1, whole genome shotgun sequence:
- the Aebp1 gene encoding adipocyte enhancer-binding protein 1, which translates to MAVRTVPLLGCLLALLALCPGGHPQTVLTDDEIEEFLEGFLSELEPEPREDDLEVPPPPKPTQRARKAQSGGKLGAGAEVPPEKAKDKGKKGKKDKGPKATKQPLEGSPRPPKKGKEKPPKTTKKPKEKPPKATKKPKEKPPKATKKPKEKPPKATKRPPTGKRLPTPAPVETLEWPLPPPPNTNPGEPPQEGGEAFPNTWQGQGEEIHVEAGEHQPVPEEETEVPTLDYNDQIEREDYEDFEYIRRQKQPRPPPIRRRLWPERPKEKVEEPEERKEIIEPPPKPVLPPDYGDGFVIPNYDDMDYYFLPPPPQKPHVELETDEEKEELKKPKKGSSPKEETEDKWAVEKGKDQKGPRKGEELEEEWAPVEKIKCPPIGMESHRIEDNQIRASSMLRHGLGAQRGRLNMQAGANEDDYYDGAWCAEDDSQTQWIEVDTRRTTRFTGVITQGRDSSIHDDFVTTFFVGFSNDSQTWMMYTNGYEEMIFHGNVDKDTPVLSELPEPVVARFIRIYPLTWNGSLCMRLEVLGCPVTPVHSYYAQNEVVATDDLDFRHHSYKDMRQLMKVVNEECPTITRTYSLGKSSRGLKIYAMEISDNPGDHELGEPEFRYTAGIHGNEVLGRELLLLLMQYLCREYRDGNPRVRNLVQDTRIHLVPSLNPDGYEVAAQMGSEFGNWALGLWTEEGFDIFEDFPDLNSVLWGAEERKWVPYRVPNNNLPIPERYLSPDATVSTEVRAIIAWMEKNPFVLGANLNGGERLVSYPYDMARTPSQEQLLAAAMAAARGEDDEEASEAQETPDHAIFRWLAISFASAHLTMTEPYRGGCQAQDYTNGMGIVNGAKWNPRSGTINDFSYLHTNCLELSIYLGCDKFPHESELPREWENNKEALLTFMEQVHRGIKGVVTDEQSIPIANATISVNGINHGVKTASGGDYWRILNPGEYRVTAHAEGYTSSSKTCNVDYDIGATQCNFILARSNWKRIREIMAMNGNRPILRVDPLRPMTPQQRRLQQRRLQYRLRMRERLRLRRLNTTVGPTTTPTPVPSPTAAPTPGTTWGPWGLLPTTTAGWEESETETYTEVVTEFGTEFGTEFGTEFGTELEPEEEEEEGEEGEEEIATGPAFPFTTVETYTVNFGDF; encoded by the exons ATGGCCGTGCGCACCGTGCCCCTGCTCGGCTGCCTTCTGGCACTGCTAGCACTCTGTCCTGGGGGTCACCCACAGACGGTGCTGACCGACGACGAGATCGAGGAGTTCCTCGAAGGCTTCCTGTCAGAGCTGGAGCCCGAACCTCGGGAGGACGACCTGGAGGTCCCGCCGCCTCCCAAGCCCACCCAGCGCGCCCGCAAAGCCCAGTCAGGGGGCAAGCTGGGGGCGGGTGCAGAAG TACCTCCAGAAAAGGCTAAAGACAaagggaagaaagggaagaaggacaAAGGCCCCAAGGCAACCAAGCAGCCCCTGGAGGGGTCCCCGAGGCCTCCCAAGAAGGGGAAGGAAAAGCCACCCAAGACCACTAAGAAGCCCAAGGAGAAGCCACCCAAGGCCACAAAGAAACCCAAAGAGAAGCCACCTAAGGCCACCAAGAAGCCCAAGGAGAAGCCACCCAAGGCCACCAAAAGGCCCCCGACCGGGAAGAGACTCCCCACTCCAGCCCCCGTGGAAACCTTGGAGTGGCCActgcccccaccccccaacaCCAACCCTGGGGAGCCACCTCAAGAGGGAG GAGAAGCCTTCCCAAATACCTGGCAGGGTCAAGGAGAGGAGATCCATGTAGAGGCCGGAGAGCACCAGCCTG TGCCTGAGGAGGAGACTGAGGTGCCCACTCTGGACTACAATGACCAGATAGAAAGGGAGGACTACGAGGACT TTGAGTACATCCGGCGCCAGAAGCAGCCTAGGCCACCACCCATCAGGAGGAGGCTCTGGCCAGAGCGCCCAAAGGAGAAGGTTGAGGAGCCAGAAGAGAGGAAGGAGATAATTG AGCCACCTCCAAAGCCTGTGCTGCCCCCTGACTACGGGGATGGCTTCGTGATCCCTAACTATGATGACA TGGACTATTACTTCCTGCCTCCTCCGCCACAGAAGCCCCATGTTGAGTTGGAAACAGATGAAGAGAAGGAAGAGCTAA AGAAACCCAAAAAGGGCAGCAGCCCCAAGGAGGAAACAGAGGACAAGTGGGCTGTGGAAAAGGGCAAGGACCAAAAAG GTCCCCGAAAGGGCGAGGAGCTGGAAGAGGAGTGGGCTCCAGTGGAGAAAATCA AGTGCCCGCCCATTGGGATGGAGTCGCACCGAATTGAGGACAACCAGATTCGCGCCTCCTCCATGCTGCGCCATGGCCTAGGGGCACAGCGTGGCCGGCTCAACATGCAG gctgGTGCCAATGAGGATGACTACTATGATGGGGCATGGTGTGCTGAGGATGACTCACAGACCCAGTGGATTGAGGTGGACACCAGGAGGACTACTCGGTTCACTGGCGTCATCACCCAGGGCCGAGACTCCAGCATTCA TGACGACTTTGTGACCACTTTCTTCGTGGGCTTCAGCAATGACAGCCAGACATGGATGATGTACACCAATGGCTATGAGGAAATG ATCTTCCACGGGAATGTGGACAAGGATACACCTGTGCTGAGTGAGCTTCCAGAGCCAGTGGTGGCCCGATTCATCCGGATCTACCCACTTACCTGGAATGGCAGCCTGTGCATGCGCTTGGAAGTGCTGGGCTGCCCCGTGACTC CTGTCCACAGCTACTATGCACAGAATGAGGTGGTGGCGACTGATGACCTGGACTTCCGGCACCACAGCTACAAGGACATGCGCCAG CTGATGAAGGTGGTGAATGAAGAATGCCCCACCATCACCCGCACATACAGCCTGGGAAAGAGCTCACGAGGGCTCAAGATATATGCCATGGAGATCTCGGACAACCCTGGGGATCATGAGCTGG GGGAGCCTGAGTTCCGCTACACAGCTGGAATCCACGGCAACGAGGTGCTGGGCCGAGAGCTACTGTTGTTGCTCATGCAGTACCTGTGCCGAGAGTACCGTGATGGGAACCCCCGTGTGCGCAACCTGGTGCAGGACACTCGCATTCACCTGGTGCCCTCACTGAACCCTGATGGTTATGAAGTGGCTGCACAGATG GGCTCAGAGTTTGGGAACTGGGCACTGGGGTTGTGGACCGAGGAAGGCTTTGACATCTTTGAGGACTTTCCGGATCTAAACTCTGTGCTCTGGGGAGCTGAGGAGAGGAAATGGGTCCCCTACCGGGTCCCCAACAATAACCTGCCCATCCCTGAGCGCTACCTGTCTCCAGATGCCACG GTATCCACGGAGGTCAGGGCCATCATTGCCTGGATGGAGAAGAACCCCTTTGTGCTCGGAGCAAATCTGAATGGTGGTGAGCGGCTCGTATCCTACCCGTATGATATGGCACGCACACCCAGCCAGGAGCAGCTGCTGGCTGCAGCCATGGCAGCTGCCCGTGGAGAGGATGATGAAGAGGCATCTGAGGCTCAGGAGACCCCAGACCATGCCATCTTCCGCTGGCTGGCCATCTCCTTTGCCTCTGCTCACCTCACCATGACAGAGCCCTACCGAGGAGGCTGTCAGGCCCAGGACTACACCAATGGCATGGGCATTGTCAATGGGGCCAAGTGGAATCCGCGGTCAGGGA CTATCAACGACTTCAGTTACCTGCACACCAACTGCCTGGAGCTCTCTATCTACCTGGGCTGTGATAAATTCCCCCATGAAAGTGAGCTGCCCCGGGAGTGGGAAAACAATAAGGAGGCGTTGCTCACCTTCATGGAGCAG GTGCATCGTGGCATCAAAGGTGTAGTGACAGATGAACAAAGCATCCCCATTGCCAatgccaccatttctgtgaatggCATCAACCATGGCGTGAAGACAG CAAGTGGTGGTGATTACTGGCGCATTTTGAACCCGGGTGAGTATCGAGTGACAGCCCATGCAGAGGGTTATACCTCCAGTTCCAAGACCTGCAATGTGGACTATGACATTGGGGCCACCCAGTGCAACTTCATCCTGGCTCGCTCCAACTGGAAACGCATTCGGGAGATCATGGCCATGAATGGGAACCGGCCCATTCTGCGTGTTGACCCCTTACGCCCCATGACCCCTCAGCAGCGCCGCCTGCAGCAGCGCCGCCTACAGTACCGCCTGCGAATGCGAGAGCGGCTGCGACTGCGTCGCCTCAATACCACTGTGGGTCCCACCACTACTCCAACCCCTGTCCCCAGCCCCACTGCTGCTCCCACCCCAGGCACTACCTGGGGACCCTGGGGCCTTCTACCTACAACCACTGCAGGTTGGGAGGAATCGGAAACCGAGACCTACACGGAGGTAGTAACAGAGTTTGGGACAGAGTTTGGAACAGAGTTTGGAACAGAGTTTGGGACTGAGTTGGAGcccgaagaagaggaggaagagggggaagaGGGGGAAGAGGAGATAGCTACTGGCCCTGCGTTCCCCTTCACAACAGTGGAGACCTACACGGTGAACTTTGGAGACTTCTGA